A DNA window from Bacillus sp. E(2018) contains the following coding sequences:
- a CDS encoding sugar ABC transporter permease, whose product MYKARTAWLFLIPTGLLLLTFSIIPAFAALGLSFTNYNVFQPIEWVGVENFSRAFDDEDFWNALWNTFYYWILVTPALIVIPVFLAILVNQQLMGIKLYRLVFYFPALVSVVVTAILWTWMFKSDGLFNAALQSLGINPIDWLTDKVTAMPSLAIVTVWQGLGYYMLFYLAGLQAVSKDLYEAAELDGAGFWAKHVHITFPSLKPIIFFVTVISTMSAFKEFTLMLTMTAGGPIGSTTTLVYMIFEKAFTDLDMGYASAISTILFVIILILTLINKKALDTQP is encoded by the coding sequence GTCTCCTGTTGCTTACGTTCAGCATCATTCCGGCGTTCGCAGCGCTTGGTCTAAGCTTTACAAACTACAATGTGTTCCAGCCGATCGAATGGGTTGGCGTAGAGAACTTCTCCAGAGCCTTTGATGACGAAGATTTCTGGAATGCACTTTGGAATACTTTTTATTATTGGATACTTGTTACACCGGCATTAATTGTTATTCCGGTATTTCTTGCCATACTCGTTAATCAGCAGCTCATGGGAATTAAATTGTACCGTCTCGTTTTCTATTTTCCTGCACTCGTATCAGTTGTTGTTACAGCGATTCTTTGGACATGGATGTTCAAGAGTGACGGCTTGTTTAACGCCGCGCTTCAGTCACTTGGTATCAATCCAATCGATTGGTTAACGGATAAAGTGACGGCCATGCCGAGCTTGGCCATCGTAACGGTGTGGCAAGGACTTGGTTATTACATGCTATTTTATCTAGCAGGATTGCAGGCTGTTTCGAAAGATCTATATGAGGCAGCTGAGCTAGATGGAGCTGGTTTTTGGGCGAAACATGTTCATATTACATTTCCAAGCCTTAAGCCGATCATCTTTTTCGTAACCGTTATTTCTACCATGTCTGCGTTTAAAGAATTTACGTTAATGCTCACAATGACTGCGGGTGGGCCTATCGGATCCACGACTACCCTCGTTTACATGATTTTTGAAAAAGCATTTACTGATCTGGATATGGGCTATGCCAGTGCGATCTCTACGATTCTGTTCGTGATCATTCTTATTCTTACGTTAATCAACAAAAAGGCACTCGATACGCAACCATAG
- a CDS encoding carbohydrate ABC transporter permease — translation MELKTAEIQHNIKENKSKKLSLKHKRNLVRWGISYTLLTLLAIVTIMPFLWTVSTSLKGSNETIFSYPPNFIPENITFENFVTVWNTLNLPLYLWNSVVLSFWGVLLPLFFCSLAAFPLARMNFKGKNLVFMIILATMMIPGEVTMIPVYLTISKLGLIGTYSGVILPGVVSAFAIFLMRQAFIAIPKELDESAIIDGANPWQIWWHILLPMVKPMLATLAILKFIGSWNNFLWPLLILEDSSMYPLTVGLYELKGTFVSNTRLIAAGAIIALIPILIVFIAFQSYFIKSAYSSAVKG, via the coding sequence ATGGAACTGAAAACTGCGGAAATCCAACACAACATAAAAGAAAACAAATCAAAGAAATTATCCTTAAAACACAAAAGAAACTTAGTTCGCTGGGGAATCTCTTATACGCTTTTAACCTTGCTTGCGATTGTAACCATCATGCCATTTTTATGGACGGTATCAACCTCACTAAAGGGCTCGAATGAAACGATCTTTTCTTATCCACCAAATTTTATCCCAGAGAACATAACCTTCGAAAACTTTGTCACCGTATGGAACACATTGAATCTGCCTCTATATCTGTGGAACTCAGTGGTTCTGTCCTTTTGGGGAGTGCTGTTGCCGTTGTTTTTCTGTTCGCTCGCTGCGTTTCCACTTGCACGTATGAATTTTAAAGGAAAGAACTTAGTCTTTATGATTATTCTAGCAACCATGATGATTCCAGGTGAAGTCACGATGATACCTGTTTATCTGACGATTTCAAAGCTTGGTTTAATCGGGACGTATTCTGGAGTAATCTTGCCTGGAGTCGTAAGTGCTTTCGCGATCTTCTTAATGCGGCAGGCGTTCATTGCCATACCGAAGGAACTTGATGAATCAGCCATTATTGATGGTGCTAATCCATGGCAAATCTGGTGGCACATTCTGCTTCCTATGGTAAAGCCGATGCTCGCTACTCTCGCAATCTTAAAGTTCATTGGATCATGGAACAACTTTCTATGGCCGCTTCTCATACTTGAGGACTCGAGCATGTATCCTTTAACCGTTGGATTATATGAGCTGAAAGGGACGTTCGTTTCAAACACGCGTTTAATTGCGGCAGGCGCGATCATCGCGCTCATACCAATATTAATCGTCTTCATCGCTTTTCAAAGTTACTTC